A single window of Populus nigra chromosome 17, ddPopNigr1.1, whole genome shotgun sequence DNA harbors:
- the LOC133676666 gene encoding NADH dehydrogenase [ubiquinone] 1 alpha subcomplex subunit 1 produces MGWRWVEAVLPLGIIAGMLCIAGNVQYVIHTKAHGRPKHIGNDMWDVAMERRDKNLLLSSSSSSSS; encoded by the coding sequence ATGGGATGGAGATGGGTAGAAGCAGTATTGCCATTAGGAATCATAGCAGGAATGCTTTGCATAGCTGGTAACGTTCAGTATGTCATCCACACGAAAGCTCATGGCCGTCCTAAGCACATCGGCAACGATATGTGGGACGTCGCTATGGAGAGAAGGGACAAAAACCTcctcctctcctcctcctcctcctcctcctcctag